A single region of the Hoeflea prorocentri genome encodes:
- a CDS encoding amidase, whose translation MTSDIQHNDCIASLRVRLDKREVSAAEVCDKALCRINDCNDRLNAFSMVFAATARSDAHAVDQMVRAEHPLGALAGVPIAIKDNIDTLPGPCRAGLELFNDHVPARDAAIVNSLRKAGATVLGVTRTDAGAFGVTTPDVINPKSPSRIVGGSSGGSAAAVAAGQCFAAIGTDTGGSIRIPAACCGVFGFKPTLGRISLDGVRPLSDSFDHVGPIANCLDDVIAVMDVIDPDLTQTDDKSLQKPLVLGVPRNWIHDASKEVLENFQAFLRAAKAFGFGVLDLEIPTPAEALPIHIVLSLHEAAQHYSHLSYDALCALPDPLCEGVEVGRAVTPFELENARDKRAALVSRIDAALETVDALAMPTLPIEPPERGSTAAVIGAEVFDLLSALIHYTATFDQTGNPALACPWGQLSCGMPGSIQLVGRRDEDLRLLRLAKELGL comes from the coding sequence TTGACATCTGACATCCAACATAATGATTGCATTGCATCCCTACGCGTTCGTCTGGATAAACGCGAGGTCAGCGCCGCTGAAGTTTGCGACAAGGCATTGTGCCGCATCAATGACTGCAACGATCGGCTAAATGCGTTTTCGATGGTGTTTGCTGCGACCGCTAGAAGCGATGCGCATGCCGTTGATCAGATGGTTAGGGCAGAACACCCGCTCGGAGCGCTCGCGGGTGTTCCGATCGCAATCAAAGACAATATCGATACCTTGCCCGGGCCCTGCCGTGCCGGACTTGAACTCTTCAATGACCATGTGCCGGCACGGGATGCTGCAATCGTCAATTCTTTGCGCAAGGCGGGCGCCACTGTTCTTGGTGTTACCCGCACAGACGCAGGTGCGTTCGGCGTGACCACGCCGGATGTCATTAACCCCAAAAGTCCCTCGCGCATTGTCGGCGGATCGAGCGGGGGCTCAGCTGCGGCCGTCGCAGCGGGTCAGTGCTTTGCTGCCATTGGCACGGATACAGGCGGGAGTATTCGTATTCCGGCTGCTTGTTGTGGTGTCTTCGGATTCAAGCCGACCTTAGGTCGTATCTCGCTCGATGGCGTACGTCCGCTTTCGGATTCTTTTGACCATGTCGGACCGATCGCAAACTGTCTCGATGATGTGATTGCGGTTATGGACGTCATTGATCCGGACCTGACTCAAACCGACGACAAATCTCTCCAAAAACCCTTGGTTCTCGGTGTCCCTAGAAACTGGATACATGACGCTAGCAAAGAGGTTCTGGAGAACTTCCAGGCTTTCCTGAGAGCCGCTAAAGCCTTTGGCTTTGGCGTGCTGGATTTGGAGATCCCGACACCGGCCGAAGCCCTACCCATTCACATTGTGCTGTCGCTTCATGAAGCCGCCCAACACTATAGCCACCTATCCTATGACGCGCTATGTGCTCTGCCCGATCCATTGTGTGAGGGTGTTGAGGTCGGACGGGCAGTTACGCCATTTGAACTCGAAAACGCTAGAGACAAAAGAGCTGCTCTTGTAAGTCGGATCGACGCTGCCCTTGAAACGGTCGACGCATTGGCCATGCCAACACTGCCGATCGAACCTCCGGAACGTGGGTCAACAGCGGCTGTTATTGGTGCGGAAGTCTTCGACCTTCTTTCAGCTTTGATCCACTACACAGCCACCTTCGATCAAACTGGGAACCCCGCTCTTGCCTGCCCTTGGGGGCAGTTATCCTGCGGCATGCCCGGCAGCATCCAGCTGGTCGGGCGCAGGGACGAGGATCTCCGTTTACTCCGACTGGCGAAGGAATTGGGGCTATGA
- a CDS encoding substrate-binding protein produces MTDNTKYKGSIGRRSVLKAGSALAAAGIGTLAMPSILRAAEDKIKIGFHSGLTGLETLLGETQVNCFKMAVDEINAAGGAAGREIEYLIEDNQTSTRGAIDKTRKFIQQDNVDVIIGMITSLERSAALSVSVPAKKLVIYPTYYEGGECERYLACTGQIPNQSVDPFVPWIEKNVGTSVYIIGSDYGWPRETAKAISAAFEKSGSTTLGTEFFPFGTQDFGPALDRVRAAKPDVVWELCAGADALTFLKQFASFKPGGQLLTNGLDELFTTAMDGADVEGIIVNQSYFSSLDTEANKTFLANYRSKYGADRHVNSIAESTYVGTWLYAKAVDKAGTTDTEKVIDAMAGLKFGAPQGEVTFDGTNNHLAVHSIIGRCRNDGLYDIIEDFGAITPSVPGCNLT; encoded by the coding sequence ATGACTGACAACACCAAATACAAGGGGAGCATTGGCAGACGCTCCGTTCTGAAAGCAGGCAGCGCGCTTGCAGCGGCTGGCATCGGCACACTCGCCATGCCATCTATCTTGCGCGCCGCGGAAGACAAGATCAAAATCGGCTTTCACTCGGGTCTGACGGGTCTGGAGACACTTCTCGGAGAGACACAGGTGAACTGCTTTAAGATGGCGGTTGACGAGATCAATGCCGCAGGTGGTGCTGCTGGACGCGAAATAGAGTATCTGATCGAAGACAACCAGACATCGACGCGCGGTGCGATCGATAAGACCCGCAAGTTCATCCAGCAAGACAATGTCGACGTCATAATCGGCATGATCACGAGCCTAGAGCGTTCCGCAGCGCTCAGCGTGTCGGTACCCGCAAAAAAACTTGTGATCTATCCAACCTATTATGAAGGTGGTGAATGCGAACGCTATCTCGCATGCACCGGTCAGATTCCAAACCAGTCGGTCGATCCGTTCGTGCCGTGGATCGAGAAGAATGTCGGCACATCCGTCTACATCATAGGTTCGGACTATGGGTGGCCGCGAGAAACCGCTAAGGCGATTTCCGCTGCTTTTGAAAAATCGGGTAGCACAACGCTTGGAACGGAGTTCTTCCCGTTTGGCACGCAAGACTTTGGTCCGGCACTGGATCGGGTTCGAGCGGCTAAACCGGACGTTGTCTGGGAACTCTGCGCAGGCGCTGACGCGCTGACCTTCCTCAAGCAGTTCGCCAGTTTCAAACCAGGTGGTCAGTTGCTCACGAACGGCCTGGATGAACTCTTCACGACCGCGATGGACGGGGCCGATGTGGAAGGCATCATTGTCAACCAGTCCTACTTCTCGTCGCTTGATACAGAGGCCAACAAAACCTTCCTTGCTAACTACCGCTCGAAATATGGCGCGGACAGGCACGTCAATTCGATCGCGGAATCAACCTATGTCGGCACATGGCTTTATGCGAAAGCCGTCGATAAGGCCGGAACCACCGATACGGAAAAAGTCATCGACGCCATGGCCGGACTGAAATTCGGTGCGCCGCAGGGCGAAGTCACATTTGATGGCACGAACAACCACCTGGCTGTTCACAGCATCATTGGCCGGTGCCGCAATGATGGTCTCTACGACATCATTGAAGACTTCGGTGCCATTACACCATCGGTCCCAGGCTGCAACCTAACCTAA
- a CDS encoding class II histone deacetylase, which produces MSTTKKQSRTAFLWDERCFWHFGGNYAQLAPVREHVQPMVAGGLPEAPETKRRLKNLLDVTGLSDELIMRSGAPATYEDALRVHTADYLEQFKNLSDANGGELGLRTPFGPGAFEIALLSAGLVKDAMKGVLSGDYHNAYALSRPPGHHSLPDWPNGFCLLNNIAIAVEAAKADKLTQRVAILDWDVHHGNGTEHIFLERSDVLTISIHQDRCYPWDTGFIDQIGSGEGKDANMNIPLQPGAGHATYLEAMERLVLPKLRDFAPDVIVIACGFDASGVDPLARMLCTSHTYREMTALLMEFDQARLVAAHEGGYSEVHVPFCGHAMLEQMSGSAIRAIDPLQERLEKQQPDAGLQNYHSEQITKMVEHFGTS; this is translated from the coding sequence ATGAGCACAACCAAAAAGCAATCGCGAACCGCCTTCCTTTGGGACGAAAGGTGCTTCTGGCACTTTGGAGGTAATTACGCACAGCTTGCACCGGTTCGTGAGCATGTTCAGCCGATGGTCGCCGGCGGCCTACCCGAAGCCCCGGAAACAAAACGGCGTCTGAAAAACCTTCTCGACGTGACCGGACTCAGCGATGAGCTGATCATGCGCAGCGGAGCCCCTGCGACCTACGAAGACGCATTGCGTGTCCACACGGCAGACTATCTTGAACAGTTCAAAAACCTCTCCGATGCAAATGGTGGAGAACTCGGCTTAAGAACCCCGTTCGGACCCGGCGCATTTGAAATCGCGCTTCTGTCGGCGGGTTTGGTCAAGGATGCGATGAAAGGTGTCCTTTCTGGTGATTATCACAATGCATATGCTCTCTCGCGCCCGCCAGGACACCATAGCCTGCCCGACTGGCCCAACGGGTTTTGCCTGCTGAACAATATCGCCATCGCTGTCGAGGCGGCAAAGGCAGACAAATTGACACAGCGGGTCGCCATTCTGGATTGGGATGTTCATCACGGCAACGGAACCGAGCATATCTTTCTCGAGCGATCCGATGTGCTGACGATCTCTATTCACCAGGACCGATGCTACCCTTGGGACACCGGGTTCATTGATCAGATTGGTTCTGGTGAAGGTAAAGATGCCAATATGAACATCCCGCTCCAGCCAGGGGCCGGTCATGCCACATATTTGGAAGCCATGGAGCGGCTCGTTCTGCCAAAGCTTCGCGACTTCGCTCCGGACGTGATCGTTATCGCTTGCGGTTTTGATGCCTCGGGTGTCGATCCCCTGGCTCGAATGTTGTGCACCTCCCACACGTATCGGGAGATGACCGCGCTCCTGATGGAGTTTGATCAAGCCCGATTGGTGGCAGCCCATGAAGGCGGCTATTCCGAAGTCCATGTCCCGTTTTGCGGCCACGCAATGCTCGAGCAGATGTCCGGCAGTGCCATCCGGGCCATCGATCCGCTACAGGAGCGGCTCGAAAAGCAGCAACCGGATGCAGGCCTGCAGAACTATCACTCCGAGCAAATCACCAAAATGGTGGAGCACTTCGGAACGAGTTGA
- a CDS encoding branched-chain amino acid ABC transporter permease encodes MDHSTNKSRTTRGRYLALLTVLALAAVLATPLFVGVYSASLIRDALLFALLALALDFLWGKTGVLSFGHAAFFGAGAYGAAIISTRFGLDPALGSWAGLLAGILISATIALIVGYFLIFGGVRDSYFTIVTLALAVIADHVVTGWSSVTGGDAGILGIPPLHFPSSDGWAALSPLALYWFIAGIVSVVGFSVWWACRGRYGAVLKSIEDNEQRSQALGHNTSLHLLIVFVLSASIAALGGGLYASTVGFVAKDTIGLLLSTQAIIWVAIGGRGTLIGPVLATILVIWLEQEITSIDTKFWPLAMGGLFILAVFAFPDGILKTLERLFNRLRSSAEPKEAKGND; translated from the coding sequence ATGGATCATTCTACAAACAAGTCCCGCACAACGCGGGGCCGGTATCTCGCGCTTCTCACGGTTCTTGCTCTCGCCGCCGTCCTGGCCACACCATTGTTCGTTGGCGTCTATTCAGCGTCTCTCATCCGCGATGCCCTTTTGTTCGCATTGCTGGCTCTGGCGCTGGACTTCCTTTGGGGCAAGACAGGCGTTCTCAGCTTCGGTCATGCCGCTTTCTTCGGAGCTGGAGCTTATGGCGCGGCGATCATCTCGACACGGTTTGGCCTCGACCCCGCACTGGGCTCCTGGGCCGGCCTGCTTGCTGGCATTCTGATCTCTGCGACCATTGCTCTAATCGTTGGATACTTCCTGATCTTCGGGGGCGTGCGCGATTCCTATTTCACAATCGTGACGCTCGCCCTTGCCGTGATTGCCGATCACGTTGTGACCGGCTGGTCCAGCGTCACAGGCGGAGATGCGGGCATCCTCGGAATACCGCCCCTTCACTTCCCATCGTCAGATGGTTGGGCCGCGCTGTCTCCCCTGGCACTCTACTGGTTCATCGCAGGCATCGTGAGCGTGGTCGGGTTTTCCGTCTGGTGGGCATGTCGCGGACGCTACGGCGCGGTTCTCAAATCCATCGAGGACAACGAGCAGAGGTCCCAGGCGCTCGGTCACAACACCTCTCTGCACCTGTTGATCGTCTTCGTTCTCTCCGCATCGATCGCGGCGCTCGGTGGCGGTCTCTATGCCTCGACGGTGGGCTTCGTCGCGAAGGATACCATCGGACTTTTGCTCTCGACACAGGCGATCATCTGGGTCGCGATTGGTGGCCGTGGCACCCTGATCGGACCCGTGCTTGCGACCATCCTCGTCATCTGGCTCGAACAGGAAATCACGAGCATCGACACCAAGTTCTGGCCGCTGGCGATGGGGGGCTTGTTCATCCTGGCCGTCTTCGCCTTCCCCGATGGCATCCTCAAAACACTGGAACGCCTCTTCAACCGCCTCCGCTCGTCTGCGGAGCCAAAGGAGGCAAAAGGAAATGACTGA
- the urtB gene encoding urea ABC transporter permease subunit UrtB gives MDIFFTVTLNAMTLISILMLVGLGLGIIYGLMGVINLSHGEFVTIGAFSLAFVQAMGGSFWLALLIAPIIGGLVGLLIEQSIIRHLYTRPLATIMATWGLSLIIQQMLQLIFGASPQKVFSPISATVSIFGANYPVYRLVLISLAISLMVSCYLLMKKTRFGLDLRTVIQNPDMADALGINTKRVYAIAFSLGAAFAAIAGVLIAPLTAVVAHMGVNYLARSFFVVIVGGAGSVPGVVAGSTFVGGIETLLNYAIPATLSQALVLVFAIVLVRMKPTGLVER, from the coding sequence ATGGACATTTTCTTTACTGTCACGCTCAATGCGATGACACTTATAAGTATCCTGATGTTGGTGGGCCTAGGCCTTGGCATCATTTACGGGTTGATGGGAGTGATCAACCTGTCCCATGGCGAGTTCGTCACTATCGGCGCGTTCAGTCTGGCATTCGTTCAGGCCATGGGTGGCAGCTTCTGGCTGGCCCTGCTCATCGCACCCATTATCGGCGGTCTGGTGGGTTTGCTGATCGAGCAATCCATCATCAGACATCTCTACACCCGGCCCCTTGCAACCATCATGGCGACCTGGGGCCTGTCGCTGATCATTCAGCAGATGCTTCAGCTCATCTTCGGCGCTTCTCCGCAGAAGGTCTTCTCGCCAATCTCCGCCACCGTCTCGATCTTCGGAGCCAACTATCCCGTTTACCGGCTGGTCCTGATTTCTCTCGCCATCTCACTGATGGTGTCGTGCTACCTTCTGATGAAGAAGACGCGTTTTGGTCTCGATCTGCGTACGGTTATTCAGAACCCGGACATGGCTGACGCCTTGGGTATCAACACCAAGCGGGTCTATGCCATCGCCTTTTCACTTGGTGCTGCGTTCGCTGCCATCGCAGGTGTGCTGATCGCGCCGCTGACCGCAGTGGTTGCTCATATGGGAGTTAACTACCTGGCGCGTTCCTTTTTTGTCGTCATCGTTGGTGGTGCAGGAAGTGTGCCCGGCGTTGTCGCTGGCAGTACCTTCGTCGGCGGTATTGAGACACTTCTCAACTACGCGATACCTGCCACACTTTCTCAAGCTCTCGTGCTCGTCTTCGCCATCGTCCTGGTCCGCATGAAGCCAACCGGCTTGGTGGAAAGGTGA
- a CDS encoding IS110 family transposase, whose product MLKTFTEQKSEWDWKEGAPAPRVRQMTADVISQGLGLPKFEARCVQTALSAMRNKTDRNDAKGIAQMMRTGWFREVHVKSDESHRLRILLANRRMLKRKFLDIENTIRGTLKVFGIKTGHISRAKFDHRMRELLCNEDPFLHEMIDPMLQARSVLLVQFTRCERLIMLAAKANPVTRGFMTIPGVGPMTAVAVMSGIDDPKRFRHSKTVGAYFGMTPQRFQSGTVDQEGRISKCGDGEVRTLLFEAGNSILCRVQKWSALKSWGLRIQRRNGFKCACVAVGRKLAVIMHRMWVDGTEFQFSAEKAAA is encoded by the coding sequence TTGCTCAAGACCTTCACCGAACAGAAAAGCGAATGGGATTGGAAAGAGGGAGCACCCGCACCTAGAGTTCGGCAAATGACTGCCGACGTAATCTCCCAGGGTCTAGGTCTGCCGAAGTTCGAGGCAAGATGCGTTCAAACGGCGCTGAGCGCCATGCGCAACAAGACCGACCGGAACGACGCCAAGGGCATCGCGCAAATGATGCGCACGGGCTGGTTTCGCGAGGTCCACGTCAAGAGCGATGAGAGCCATCGCTTGCGCATTCTGCTGGCCAACAGGCGCATGCTGAAGCGTAAGTTTCTCGATATCGAGAACACCATTCGCGGCACGTTGAAGGTCTTTGGCATCAAGACGGGTCATATCTCGCGAGCCAAGTTCGATCATCGAATGCGTGAGTTATTGTGCAATGAAGATCCATTTCTGCACGAGATGATTGACCCCATGCTGCAGGCGCGCAGCGTTCTGCTCGTTCAATTTACCCGGTGCGAGCGCCTGATAATGCTGGCGGCGAAAGCTAATCCTGTGACGCGCGGCTTCATGACCATTCCTGGTGTTGGCCCGATGACGGCCGTCGCTGTCATGTCCGGGATCGATGATCCGAAGCGCTTTCGACACTCCAAAACCGTTGGCGCCTATTTCGGGATGACGCCGCAACGCTTTCAATCCGGCACGGTTGATCAAGAAGGACGCATCTCAAAATGTGGTGACGGCGAGGTTCGAACGCTGCTGTTCGAAGCTGGTAATTCCATCCTGTGCCGTGTGCAGAAGTGGTCCGCACTGAAGTCCTGGGGGCTCAGAATCCAACGCCGAAATGGCTTCAAATGCGCCTGTGTCGCCGTTGGCCGTAAGCTCGCCGTGATCATGCATCGCATGTGGGTCGACGGCACGGAGTTCCAATTTTCAGCTGAAAAAGCCGCCGCATGA
- a CDS encoding ABC transporter ATP-binding protein, which yields MLAARDLKAGYGHVPVLHDVSFSLTKGETLVLLGRNGVGKTTLLKSLIGITTPTSGEILLNDENVTGWAPHKLAYAGVAYVPQGRGIFGKLTVEENLLVGLRSRNDGRKTIPDEIWDMFPILRERIDQLAGTFSGGQQQILALARALCGAPELMLLDEPSEGIQPSIVQQIGDLLKTFNQDLNLTVLLVEQNLELAKRSATRCLVMEKGRISGQLSKEDLQDEDKVFKALAL from the coding sequence ATGCTTGCCGCGCGCGATCTCAAGGCTGGCTATGGCCATGTCCCCGTACTCCACGATGTGTCGTTTTCGCTCACAAAGGGCGAAACGTTGGTGCTCTTGGGCCGAAACGGAGTCGGCAAGACCACCCTGCTGAAATCACTCATCGGGATCACAACGCCAACTTCGGGTGAAATACTGTTGAATGATGAAAACGTCACCGGTTGGGCACCCCACAAGCTCGCCTATGCCGGCGTTGCCTACGTACCCCAGGGCCGCGGGATATTCGGAAAACTTACCGTTGAAGAAAATCTGCTGGTCGGCTTGCGCAGTCGTAATGACGGTCGCAAGACCATTCCCGACGAAATCTGGGACATGTTCCCGATCCTGCGCGAACGCATCGACCAACTGGCGGGCACGTTCTCAGGCGGTCAGCAGCAGATCCTCGCGCTTGCACGGGCGCTTTGCGGTGCACCCGAACTGATGCTGCTCGATGAGCCTTCGGAAGGCATTCAGCCATCCATCGTCCAGCAGATCGGCGACCTGCTCAAAACCTTCAATCAGGACTTGAACCTCACCGTCTTGCTCGTCGAGCAGAACCTTGAATTGGCCAAGCGCTCAGCCACCCGCTGCCTCGTGATGGAGAAAGGGAGAATCTCCGGCCAGCTCAGCAAAGAAGATCTCCAGGATGAAGACAAGGTTTTCAAGGCCTTGGCGCTTTGA
- a CDS encoding LysR family transcriptional regulator has protein sequence MRGSVSDIDIRLLRVFMTVVRCGGFAASQSALNVSQANISMQMKQLEERLGVTLCHRGRSGFWLTSEGKDVFEACQTLFRSIDEFRSSVAASSGRLSGRLHVSVVDGSVFSENLRLHEAIRDFKEQGNNSEVVLYVVATNEVEQMVLDGACDMGIGFFPARRQGLEYQPLFTSGMNLYCGRQHPLFERAPDNIDLEEVFTEEHAARGYVSTTQLPSFERKFLVGASASTVEGLVTLILSGKYTAYLPYHYARHWVETDEIRPILPEKIGYNCLYEFTTKTANKRSQLLNLFIEKLVSVHPQVAGDKFQIGTDI, from the coding sequence ATGCGCGGTTCAGTGTCAGATATCGATATCCGGCTGTTGCGGGTGTTCATGACGGTCGTTCGCTGTGGGGGATTTGCAGCGTCGCAGTCCGCACTCAATGTCTCTCAAGCCAATATTAGTATGCAGATGAAACAGCTGGAGGAGCGTTTGGGTGTAACGCTTTGCCACCGAGGTCGTTCAGGCTTCTGGTTGACCAGCGAAGGCAAGGACGTCTTTGAAGCCTGTCAGACCCTATTTAGATCGATCGATGAGTTCCGGTCATCGGTCGCCGCCTCCTCTGGACGGCTGAGTGGTCGACTTCACGTGAGTGTCGTTGATGGCTCGGTGTTTAGTGAGAACCTTCGGTTGCATGAGGCTATTCGTGATTTCAAGGAGCAAGGAAACAACTCAGAAGTTGTTCTTTATGTTGTAGCAACAAACGAAGTAGAGCAGATGGTGCTCGATGGTGCTTGTGATATGGGTATCGGTTTCTTTCCCGCCAGACGACAGGGACTGGAATATCAGCCCTTGTTCACCTCTGGAATGAACCTCTATTGCGGCCGTCAACATCCATTGTTTGAAAGGGCTCCTGACAATATTGACTTGGAAGAGGTGTTCACCGAAGAACACGCTGCCCGCGGCTATGTCTCTACCACACAGCTTCCATCGTTCGAACGCAAGTTCCTTGTTGGCGCATCTGCCTCCACCGTCGAAGGGCTCGTGACTCTCATTCTGTCTGGAAAGTATACTGCCTATCTTCCCTACCACTACGCCCGCCACTGGGTGGAAACGGACGAGATACGCCCAATCCTGCCTGAAAAGATTGGCTACAATTGTCTCTACGAGTTCACTACTAAAACAGCGAATAAGAGAAGCCAGCTGCTGAATCTGTTCATAGAAAAGCTCGTGAGCGTGCATCCCCAAGTGGCTGGCGACAAGTTTCAGATCGGTACTGACATCTGA
- a CDS encoding ATP-binding cassette domain-containing protein, translating into MTDALLTGTDLNKRFGGVVAVDNVSISIAPLEVKCIIGANGAGKSSLFNVLCGALKPDSGELLFDGQSILGLPLYKFSRVGIARKFQIPSVFDSLTVAQNLETAILGRMSSAEVASKTADILRQVDLTDIQDQLAGNLAHGQK; encoded by the coding sequence ATGACTGACGCATTGCTCACAGGAACCGACCTCAACAAGCGATTTGGCGGTGTTGTAGCTGTCGACAACGTGTCGATCTCGATTGCACCGCTCGAAGTCAAATGCATCATCGGCGCGAACGGGGCGGGCAAGAGCTCCCTGTTCAACGTGCTATGCGGTGCGCTGAAGCCTGATAGCGGCGAACTGCTGTTCGACGGTCAATCCATTCTGGGGCTGCCGCTCTACAAGTTCTCCCGCGTCGGCATCGCACGCAAGTTCCAAATCCCCAGTGTCTTTGACTCTCTTACGGTCGCTCAGAACCTGGAAACGGCCATTCTTGGTCGGATGTCGTCCGCCGAGGTCGCATCAAAGACTGCTGACATCCTTCGGCAGGTCGATCTGACCGATATTCAAGACCAACTCGCCGGCAACCTAGCCCATGGTCAGAAATAA
- a CDS encoding 4-aminobutyrate--2-oxoglutarate transaminase translates to MGTNAAVQERKTNSIARGVGMMTQVYADRAENAEVWDVEGNRYIDFAAGIAVVNTGHRHPRVIDAVKAQLDRFTHTCHQVVPYENYVGLAERLNDSVPGDFEKKTVFVTTGAEATENAVKIARAATGRSAVIAFTGGFHGRTFMGMALTGKVVPYKKGFGAMPGDVFHVPFPVELHGISVGDSIAALDKLFRADVDPARVAAIAIEPVQGEGGFYEAPKELLVHLRKICDEHGILLIADEVQTGFARTGKVFCMEHHDVAADLTCMAKGLGGGFPIAAVTGRADVMDAADPGGLGGTYGGSPIGIAAAHAVLDVIEDEGLCERANQLGARLKQRLAAMRETTPEITDIRGPGFMNAVEFNLPDGSAPHPGFANAVKAHALERGLILLTCGVHGNVIRFLAPLTIQDDIFNEALDILEASVGDARAELGG, encoded by the coding sequence ATGGGCACCAATGCAGCCGTTCAGGAGAGGAAGACCAATAGCATCGCCCGCGGCGTCGGGATGATGACGCAGGTTTATGCGGACCGGGCCGAGAATGCTGAGGTCTGGGATGTCGAAGGCAATCGCTATATCGATTTTGCCGCCGGTATTGCGGTTGTGAATACGGGCCATCGCCATCCCAGGGTCATTGATGCCGTCAAGGCGCAACTGGATCGATTTACGCATACCTGCCATCAGGTCGTTCCCTATGAGAACTATGTCGGGCTTGCCGAAAGACTCAATGACAGCGTGCCGGGTGACTTCGAGAAGAAGACCGTCTTTGTGACGACAGGCGCGGAAGCAACTGAAAATGCGGTCAAGATCGCCCGGGCAGCGACCGGCAGATCGGCGGTGATCGCCTTTACCGGCGGTTTTCACGGGCGCACATTCATGGGCATGGCGCTGACCGGTAAGGTGGTCCCTTATAAGAAAGGCTTTGGCGCCATGCCGGGGGACGTGTTCCATGTACCGTTCCCGGTCGAGCTTCACGGCATTTCAGTTGGCGACTCGATCGCGGCGCTCGACAAGCTGTTCAGGGCGGATGTCGATCCGGCGCGGGTTGCTGCCATTGCCATTGAACCCGTGCAGGGTGAGGGTGGTTTTTATGAAGCGCCGAAGGAACTCCTGGTCCATTTGCGCAAGATCTGCGACGAACACGGGATCCTTCTGATCGCGGACGAGGTACAGACTGGATTTGCACGGACCGGCAAGGTGTTTTGTATGGAGCACCATGATGTCGCCGCGGACCTGACCTGCATGGCCAAGGGGCTTGGCGGCGGTTTTCCGATCGCCGCCGTGACGGGGCGAGCGGACGTCATGGATGCGGCGGATCCGGGCGGGCTCGGCGGTACTTATGGCGGAAGCCCCATCGGCATTGCCGCCGCACACGCCGTTCTCGATGTCATTGAGGATGAAGGCCTGTGCGAGCGGGCAAATCAACTGGGCGCCCGTCTCAAGCAGCGCCTTGCAGCAATGCGTGAGACAACACCGGAGATTACCGACATTCGCGGTCCCGGCTTCATGAATGCGGTCGAGTTCAATCTTCCGGACGGTTCGGCGCCGCATCCCGGTTTTGCCAATGCGGTCAAGGCACACGCCCTTGAGCGAGGGCTTATCCTCCTGACCTGCGGGGTCCATGGAAATGTCATTCGTTTCCTTGCGCCTTTGACCATTCAGGACGATATTTTCAATGAGGCGCTCGACATTCTTGAAGCATCGGTTGGTGATGCCAGAGCGGAACTCGGAGGCTAG